The proteins below are encoded in one region of Gadus macrocephalus chromosome 14, ASM3116895v1:
- the usp10 gene encoding ubiquitin carboxyl-terminal hydrolase 10 isoform X1 encodes MASHSNQYIFGEFSPDEINQFFVTPRCYVELPPFNDKVPCVSQSTGSHCTPAVPYIMESLRRQVCAEDYQPIAFGVDEVMDTTPIGVKDPLFKVSSTLNPQAPEFILGCPSTQSSLQPAGPPADVMDCVHFDMLDGPDSMASAVANHQDCRDGPDCRDGPDCRDGPDCRDGPDCQDGQDCQDGQDCQDGPEGQDGPDGQDMDGMSGGLGPRERRKKKKRPPGYYNYLEGSPGYGGGGGTMADGLPVPGLLNGHALGAPNHGVDNVVAQALSGAELCSSGPVSVATPTAAQASFAPAATVDQRTCVSPGLSSLDLTGRAASLLDGNHAASSSSASSQSSGLTEDPPAADQQPDLLSRQSPKRPDSGTQSPFPCPVSPVPPAASAAGPLPSSEPAAPPPPEEAGDFGVANGLAGPDAVDGTEGPAEERCEASGPVQPASPDSAAPLVSEQLHASSAPSANPPKSWASLFHKSKPPPGGPQAFVEVKNVVEVVAPSPVVPKQPEKAGEVKESPVHVSEDPLAPKLAELIDNVKLIHKPVSLQPRGLINKGNWCYINATLQALIACPPMYHLMKSIPLHNDSKRLCTSTPMIDNFVRLVNEFNTMPVPSKPKHQAAGDKLVKDIRPGVPFEPTYIYRLLTLIKSSLSEKGRQEDAEEYLGFTLNGLHEEMLALKKLLSPHEDESPTRNGPAAQPEEDQAADKQEEESEEEWEQVGPRNKTSITRQADFVSTPITDIFGGHIRSVVYQQNSKESATLQPFFTLQLDIQSEKIRTVQEALETLVARESVQGYTSKTKQEIEISRRVTLEELPPVLVLHLKRFVFEKTGGCQKLTKHIDYPVDLEISKDLLSTGVRSKVVKGLRMYRLFAVVYHHGNSATGGHYTTDVFHIGLNGWLRIDDQAVKVINQYHVVKQSAERSAYLLYYRRVDLL; translated from the exons TACATCTTTGGGGAATTTAGCCCTGACGAAATCAATCAGTTCTTTGTAACTCCACGCTGTTATGTTGAG CTTCCTCCATTCAATGACAAAGTCCCCTGTGTCAGTCAGTCAACTG GAAGTCACTGCACTCCTGCTGTACCTTACATTATGGAGTCTTTGAGACGGCAGGTTTGCG CAGAAGACTACCAGCCCATTGCGTTTGGCGTGGACGAGGTGATGGACACTACTCCCATTGGGGTGAAGGACCCCCTCTTCAAGGTGTCCAGCACCCTCAACCCCCAGGCCCCAGAGTTCATCCTGGGCTGCCCGTCGACACAGAGCTCCCTGCAGCCCGCCGGCCCGCCGGCCGACGTGATGGACTGCGTCCACTTCGACATGCTGGACGGTCCCGACTCGATGGCGTCCGCTGTCGCCAATCACCAGGACTGCCGGGATGGGCCGGACTGCCGGGACGGGCCGGACTGCCGGGACGGGCCGGACTGCCGGGACGGGCCGGACTGCCAGGACGGCCAGGACTGCCAGGATGGCCAGGACTGCCAGGACGGGCCCGAGGGGCAGGACGGGCCCGACGGCCAGGACATGGACGGCATGTCTGGAGGCCTCGGGCCTCGGGagagaaggaaaaagaaaaaacgtccCCCGGGATACTACAACTACCTTGAGGGGTCTCCCGGGTACGGCGGGGGCGGTGGAACAATGGCAGACGGCCTGCCCGTGCCAGGGCTGCTGAATGGACATGCACTCGGTGCCCCAAACCACGGTGTTGACAATGTGGTTGCCCAAGCGCTGTCGGGCGCTGAACTGTGCTCCTCTGGCCCCGTCTCTGTTgccacaccgacggcggcgcAAGCCAGTTTTGCCCCCGCGGCCACAGTCGACCAGAGGACTTGTGTTAGCCCTGGCCTCTCCTCTTTGGACTTAACGGGCCGAGCCGCCTCTTTATTGGACGGTAACCACGCGGCGTCCTCGTCTTCCGCCTCCTCTCAGAGCAGCGGGCTGACCGAGGACCCCCCGGCGGCCGATCAGCAGCCGGACCTTTTGAGCCGCCAGAGCCCCAAGCGCCCGGACAGCGGTACACAGAGCCCCTTCCCCTGCCCGGTGTCCCCCGTACCCCCCGCGGCGTCAGCGGCCGGCCCCCTACCCTCCTCGGaacccgccgcccccccgccgccggagGAGGCCGGGGACTTCGGGGTGGCCAACGGGCTGGCCGGACCCGACGCCGTGGACGGCACGGAGGGGCCCGCGGAGGAGCGGTGCGAGGCGTCGGGGCCCGTTCAGCCGGCTTCCCCAGACTCTGCGGCCCCGCTTGTGTCCGAGCAGCTTCACGCGTCGTCCGCCCCTTCGGCCAACCCTCCCAAATCCTGGGCTAGCCTTTTCCACAAGTCCAAGCCTCCGCCTGGGGGCCCTCAGGCGTTTGTGGAGGTGAAGAACGTGGTGGAGGTCGTGGCGCCCTCCCCTGTGGTGCCAAAGCAACCGGAGAAAGCCGGGGAGGTCAAAGAGAGCCCTGTCCATGTGTCAGAGGATCCTTTGGCCCCTAAACTTGCAG AACTTATTGACAATGTGAAGTTGATACACAAACCAGTGTCTTTACAACCAAGGGGACTGATCAACAAGGGGAACTGGTGTTATATCAACGCT ACCCTACAGGCGCTGATTGCATGCCCACCCATGTATCACTTAATGAAGTCCATTCCTCTGCATAATGACTCCAAGAGACTTTGCACCTCCACACCCATGATAGACAACTT TGTTAGGCTTGTAAATGAGTTCAACACCATGCCCGTGCCATCAAAACCCAAACATCAAG CTGCTGGTGATAAGCTAGTGAAAGACATTCGACCAGGTGTACCCTTTGAGCCAACGTACATTTATAGACTACTTACACTCATCAAGTCAAGTCTCTCCGAGAAG GGTCGGCAAGAGGATGCAGAGGAGTACCTCGGCTTCACCCTCAACGGACTGCACGAGGAGATGCTGGCCTTGAAGAAACTCCTCTCGCCTCATGAAGACG AATCCCCAACCCGCAATGGGCCCGCGGCCCAGCCCGAAGAGGACCAGGCTGCGGACAAacaggaggaagagagcgaggaggagtgggagcagGTCGGACCCCGAAACAAGACCTCCATCACACGCCAAGCTGACTTTGTCAGCACTCCCATCACTGATATTTTTGGGGGACACATCAG ATCCGTGGTGTACCAGCAGAACTCTAAGGAGTCAGCCACCTTGCAGCCCTTCTTCACCCTGCAGCTGGACATCCAGTCCGAGAAGATCCGCACGGTTCAGGAGGCCCTGGAAACCCTGGTGGCCCGGGAGTCGGTCCAGGGCTACACCTCCAAGACTAAGCAGGAG ATTGAGATCAGTCGGAGAGTGACTCTGGAAGAGTTGCCCCCGGTGCTGGTTCTCCATCTCAAGAGGTTTGTGTTTGAGAAGACTGGAGGATGCCAGAAGCTGACCAAACACATTGACTACCCTGTCGATCTGGAAATCAGCAAAG ATCTGTTATCCACTGGAGTGCGGAGTAAAGTGGTGAAAGGCCTCAGAATGTACAGGCTATTTGCAG ttgTCTATCACCACGGAAACAGTGCAACGGGCGGCCATTACACTACAGATGTCTTCCACATTGGTCTGAACGGCTGGCTGCGCATCGACGACCAGGCTGTTAAAGTTATCAACCAGTACCACGTGGTGAAGCAATCTGCGGAGCGCAGTGCATACCTGCTGTACTACCGCCGGGTGGACCTGCTGTAG
- the usp10 gene encoding ubiquitin carboxyl-terminal hydrolase 10 isoform X3, with protein sequence MASHSNQYIFGEFSPDEINQFFVTPRCYVELPPFNDKVPCVSQSTAEDYQPIAFGVDEVMDTTPIGVKDPLFKVSSTLNPQAPEFILGCPSTQSSLQPAGPPADVMDCVHFDMLDGPDSMASAVANHQDCRDGPDCRDGPDCRDGPDCRDGPDCQDGQDCQDGQDCQDGPEGQDGPDGQDMDGMSGGLGPRERRKKKKRPPGYYNYLEGSPGYGGGGGTMADGLPVPGLLNGHALGAPNHGVDNVVAQALSGAELCSSGPVSVATPTAAQASFAPAATVDQRTCVSPGLSSLDLTGRAASLLDGNHAASSSSASSQSSGLTEDPPAADQQPDLLSRQSPKRPDSGTQSPFPCPVSPVPPAASAAGPLPSSEPAAPPPPEEAGDFGVANGLAGPDAVDGTEGPAEERCEASGPVQPASPDSAAPLVSEQLHASSAPSANPPKSWASLFHKSKPPPGGPQAFVEVKNVVEVVAPSPVVPKQPEKAGEVKESPVHVSEDPLAPKLAELIDNVKLIHKPVSLQPRGLINKGNWCYINATLQALIACPPMYHLMKSIPLHNDSKRLCTSTPMIDNFVRLVNEFNTMPVPSKPKHQAAGDKLVKDIRPGVPFEPTYIYRLLTLIKSSLSEKGRQEDAEEYLGFTLNGLHEEMLALKKLLSPHEDESPTRNGPAAQPEEDQAADKQEEESEEEWEQVGPRNKTSITRQADFVSTPITDIFGGHIRSVVYQQNSKESATLQPFFTLQLDIQSEKIRTVQEALETLVARESVQGYTSKTKQEIEISRRVTLEELPPVLVLHLKRFVFEKTGGCQKLTKHIDYPVDLEISKDLLSTGVRSKVVKGLRMYRLFAVVYHHGNSATGGHYTTDVFHIGLNGWLRIDDQAVKVINQYHVVKQSAERSAYLLYYRRVDLL encoded by the exons TACATCTTTGGGGAATTTAGCCCTGACGAAATCAATCAGTTCTTTGTAACTCCACGCTGTTATGTTGAG CTTCCTCCATTCAATGACAAAGTCCCCTGTGTCAGTCAGTCAACTG CAGAAGACTACCAGCCCATTGCGTTTGGCGTGGACGAGGTGATGGACACTACTCCCATTGGGGTGAAGGACCCCCTCTTCAAGGTGTCCAGCACCCTCAACCCCCAGGCCCCAGAGTTCATCCTGGGCTGCCCGTCGACACAGAGCTCCCTGCAGCCCGCCGGCCCGCCGGCCGACGTGATGGACTGCGTCCACTTCGACATGCTGGACGGTCCCGACTCGATGGCGTCCGCTGTCGCCAATCACCAGGACTGCCGGGATGGGCCGGACTGCCGGGACGGGCCGGACTGCCGGGACGGGCCGGACTGCCGGGACGGGCCGGACTGCCAGGACGGCCAGGACTGCCAGGATGGCCAGGACTGCCAGGACGGGCCCGAGGGGCAGGACGGGCCCGACGGCCAGGACATGGACGGCATGTCTGGAGGCCTCGGGCCTCGGGagagaaggaaaaagaaaaaacgtccCCCGGGATACTACAACTACCTTGAGGGGTCTCCCGGGTACGGCGGGGGCGGTGGAACAATGGCAGACGGCCTGCCCGTGCCAGGGCTGCTGAATGGACATGCACTCGGTGCCCCAAACCACGGTGTTGACAATGTGGTTGCCCAAGCGCTGTCGGGCGCTGAACTGTGCTCCTCTGGCCCCGTCTCTGTTgccacaccgacggcggcgcAAGCCAGTTTTGCCCCCGCGGCCACAGTCGACCAGAGGACTTGTGTTAGCCCTGGCCTCTCCTCTTTGGACTTAACGGGCCGAGCCGCCTCTTTATTGGACGGTAACCACGCGGCGTCCTCGTCTTCCGCCTCCTCTCAGAGCAGCGGGCTGACCGAGGACCCCCCGGCGGCCGATCAGCAGCCGGACCTTTTGAGCCGCCAGAGCCCCAAGCGCCCGGACAGCGGTACACAGAGCCCCTTCCCCTGCCCGGTGTCCCCCGTACCCCCCGCGGCGTCAGCGGCCGGCCCCCTACCCTCCTCGGaacccgccgcccccccgccgccggagGAGGCCGGGGACTTCGGGGTGGCCAACGGGCTGGCCGGACCCGACGCCGTGGACGGCACGGAGGGGCCCGCGGAGGAGCGGTGCGAGGCGTCGGGGCCCGTTCAGCCGGCTTCCCCAGACTCTGCGGCCCCGCTTGTGTCCGAGCAGCTTCACGCGTCGTCCGCCCCTTCGGCCAACCCTCCCAAATCCTGGGCTAGCCTTTTCCACAAGTCCAAGCCTCCGCCTGGGGGCCCTCAGGCGTTTGTGGAGGTGAAGAACGTGGTGGAGGTCGTGGCGCCCTCCCCTGTGGTGCCAAAGCAACCGGAGAAAGCCGGGGAGGTCAAAGAGAGCCCTGTCCATGTGTCAGAGGATCCTTTGGCCCCTAAACTTGCAG AACTTATTGACAATGTGAAGTTGATACACAAACCAGTGTCTTTACAACCAAGGGGACTGATCAACAAGGGGAACTGGTGTTATATCAACGCT ACCCTACAGGCGCTGATTGCATGCCCACCCATGTATCACTTAATGAAGTCCATTCCTCTGCATAATGACTCCAAGAGACTTTGCACCTCCACACCCATGATAGACAACTT TGTTAGGCTTGTAAATGAGTTCAACACCATGCCCGTGCCATCAAAACCCAAACATCAAG CTGCTGGTGATAAGCTAGTGAAAGACATTCGACCAGGTGTACCCTTTGAGCCAACGTACATTTATAGACTACTTACACTCATCAAGTCAAGTCTCTCCGAGAAG GGTCGGCAAGAGGATGCAGAGGAGTACCTCGGCTTCACCCTCAACGGACTGCACGAGGAGATGCTGGCCTTGAAGAAACTCCTCTCGCCTCATGAAGACG AATCCCCAACCCGCAATGGGCCCGCGGCCCAGCCCGAAGAGGACCAGGCTGCGGACAAacaggaggaagagagcgaggaggagtgggagcagGTCGGACCCCGAAACAAGACCTCCATCACACGCCAAGCTGACTTTGTCAGCACTCCCATCACTGATATTTTTGGGGGACACATCAG ATCCGTGGTGTACCAGCAGAACTCTAAGGAGTCAGCCACCTTGCAGCCCTTCTTCACCCTGCAGCTGGACATCCAGTCCGAGAAGATCCGCACGGTTCAGGAGGCCCTGGAAACCCTGGTGGCCCGGGAGTCGGTCCAGGGCTACACCTCCAAGACTAAGCAGGAG ATTGAGATCAGTCGGAGAGTGACTCTGGAAGAGTTGCCCCCGGTGCTGGTTCTCCATCTCAAGAGGTTTGTGTTTGAGAAGACTGGAGGATGCCAGAAGCTGACCAAACACATTGACTACCCTGTCGATCTGGAAATCAGCAAAG ATCTGTTATCCACTGGAGTGCGGAGTAAAGTGGTGAAAGGCCTCAGAATGTACAGGCTATTTGCAG ttgTCTATCACCACGGAAACAGTGCAACGGGCGGCCATTACACTACAGATGTCTTCCACATTGGTCTGAACGGCTGGCTGCGCATCGACGACCAGGCTGTTAAAGTTATCAACCAGTACCACGTGGTGAAGCAATCTGCGGAGCGCAGTGCATACCTGCTGTACTACCGCCGGGTGGACCTGCTGTAG
- the usp10 gene encoding ubiquitin carboxyl-terminal hydrolase 10 isoform X2, whose translation MASHSNQYIFGEFSPDEINQFFVTPRCYVELPPFNDKVPCVSQSTGSHCTPAVPYIMESLRRQVCEDYQPIAFGVDEVMDTTPIGVKDPLFKVSSTLNPQAPEFILGCPSTQSSLQPAGPPADVMDCVHFDMLDGPDSMASAVANHQDCRDGPDCRDGPDCRDGPDCRDGPDCQDGQDCQDGQDCQDGPEGQDGPDGQDMDGMSGGLGPRERRKKKKRPPGYYNYLEGSPGYGGGGGTMADGLPVPGLLNGHALGAPNHGVDNVVAQALSGAELCSSGPVSVATPTAAQASFAPAATVDQRTCVSPGLSSLDLTGRAASLLDGNHAASSSSASSQSSGLTEDPPAADQQPDLLSRQSPKRPDSGTQSPFPCPVSPVPPAASAAGPLPSSEPAAPPPPEEAGDFGVANGLAGPDAVDGTEGPAEERCEASGPVQPASPDSAAPLVSEQLHASSAPSANPPKSWASLFHKSKPPPGGPQAFVEVKNVVEVVAPSPVVPKQPEKAGEVKESPVHVSEDPLAPKLAELIDNVKLIHKPVSLQPRGLINKGNWCYINATLQALIACPPMYHLMKSIPLHNDSKRLCTSTPMIDNFVRLVNEFNTMPVPSKPKHQAAGDKLVKDIRPGVPFEPTYIYRLLTLIKSSLSEKGRQEDAEEYLGFTLNGLHEEMLALKKLLSPHEDESPTRNGPAAQPEEDQAADKQEEESEEEWEQVGPRNKTSITRQADFVSTPITDIFGGHIRSVVYQQNSKESATLQPFFTLQLDIQSEKIRTVQEALETLVARESVQGYTSKTKQEIEISRRVTLEELPPVLVLHLKRFVFEKTGGCQKLTKHIDYPVDLEISKDLLSTGVRSKVVKGLRMYRLFAVVYHHGNSATGGHYTTDVFHIGLNGWLRIDDQAVKVINQYHVVKQSAERSAYLLYYRRVDLL comes from the exons TACATCTTTGGGGAATTTAGCCCTGACGAAATCAATCAGTTCTTTGTAACTCCACGCTGTTATGTTGAG CTTCCTCCATTCAATGACAAAGTCCCCTGTGTCAGTCAGTCAACTG GAAGTCACTGCACTCCTGCTGTACCTTACATTATGGAGTCTTTGAGACGGCAGGTTTGCG AAGACTACCAGCCCATTGCGTTTGGCGTGGACGAGGTGATGGACACTACTCCCATTGGGGTGAAGGACCCCCTCTTCAAGGTGTCCAGCACCCTCAACCCCCAGGCCCCAGAGTTCATCCTGGGCTGCCCGTCGACACAGAGCTCCCTGCAGCCCGCCGGCCCGCCGGCCGACGTGATGGACTGCGTCCACTTCGACATGCTGGACGGTCCCGACTCGATGGCGTCCGCTGTCGCCAATCACCAGGACTGCCGGGATGGGCCGGACTGCCGGGACGGGCCGGACTGCCGGGACGGGCCGGACTGCCGGGACGGGCCGGACTGCCAGGACGGCCAGGACTGCCAGGATGGCCAGGACTGCCAGGACGGGCCCGAGGGGCAGGACGGGCCCGACGGCCAGGACATGGACGGCATGTCTGGAGGCCTCGGGCCTCGGGagagaaggaaaaagaaaaaacgtccCCCGGGATACTACAACTACCTTGAGGGGTCTCCCGGGTACGGCGGGGGCGGTGGAACAATGGCAGACGGCCTGCCCGTGCCAGGGCTGCTGAATGGACATGCACTCGGTGCCCCAAACCACGGTGTTGACAATGTGGTTGCCCAAGCGCTGTCGGGCGCTGAACTGTGCTCCTCTGGCCCCGTCTCTGTTgccacaccgacggcggcgcAAGCCAGTTTTGCCCCCGCGGCCACAGTCGACCAGAGGACTTGTGTTAGCCCTGGCCTCTCCTCTTTGGACTTAACGGGCCGAGCCGCCTCTTTATTGGACGGTAACCACGCGGCGTCCTCGTCTTCCGCCTCCTCTCAGAGCAGCGGGCTGACCGAGGACCCCCCGGCGGCCGATCAGCAGCCGGACCTTTTGAGCCGCCAGAGCCCCAAGCGCCCGGACAGCGGTACACAGAGCCCCTTCCCCTGCCCGGTGTCCCCCGTACCCCCCGCGGCGTCAGCGGCCGGCCCCCTACCCTCCTCGGaacccgccgcccccccgccgccggagGAGGCCGGGGACTTCGGGGTGGCCAACGGGCTGGCCGGACCCGACGCCGTGGACGGCACGGAGGGGCCCGCGGAGGAGCGGTGCGAGGCGTCGGGGCCCGTTCAGCCGGCTTCCCCAGACTCTGCGGCCCCGCTTGTGTCCGAGCAGCTTCACGCGTCGTCCGCCCCTTCGGCCAACCCTCCCAAATCCTGGGCTAGCCTTTTCCACAAGTCCAAGCCTCCGCCTGGGGGCCCTCAGGCGTTTGTGGAGGTGAAGAACGTGGTGGAGGTCGTGGCGCCCTCCCCTGTGGTGCCAAAGCAACCGGAGAAAGCCGGGGAGGTCAAAGAGAGCCCTGTCCATGTGTCAGAGGATCCTTTGGCCCCTAAACTTGCAG AACTTATTGACAATGTGAAGTTGATACACAAACCAGTGTCTTTACAACCAAGGGGACTGATCAACAAGGGGAACTGGTGTTATATCAACGCT ACCCTACAGGCGCTGATTGCATGCCCACCCATGTATCACTTAATGAAGTCCATTCCTCTGCATAATGACTCCAAGAGACTTTGCACCTCCACACCCATGATAGACAACTT TGTTAGGCTTGTAAATGAGTTCAACACCATGCCCGTGCCATCAAAACCCAAACATCAAG CTGCTGGTGATAAGCTAGTGAAAGACATTCGACCAGGTGTACCCTTTGAGCCAACGTACATTTATAGACTACTTACACTCATCAAGTCAAGTCTCTCCGAGAAG GGTCGGCAAGAGGATGCAGAGGAGTACCTCGGCTTCACCCTCAACGGACTGCACGAGGAGATGCTGGCCTTGAAGAAACTCCTCTCGCCTCATGAAGACG AATCCCCAACCCGCAATGGGCCCGCGGCCCAGCCCGAAGAGGACCAGGCTGCGGACAAacaggaggaagagagcgaggaggagtgggagcagGTCGGACCCCGAAACAAGACCTCCATCACACGCCAAGCTGACTTTGTCAGCACTCCCATCACTGATATTTTTGGGGGACACATCAG ATCCGTGGTGTACCAGCAGAACTCTAAGGAGTCAGCCACCTTGCAGCCCTTCTTCACCCTGCAGCTGGACATCCAGTCCGAGAAGATCCGCACGGTTCAGGAGGCCCTGGAAACCCTGGTGGCCCGGGAGTCGGTCCAGGGCTACACCTCCAAGACTAAGCAGGAG ATTGAGATCAGTCGGAGAGTGACTCTGGAAGAGTTGCCCCCGGTGCTGGTTCTCCATCTCAAGAGGTTTGTGTTTGAGAAGACTGGAGGATGCCAGAAGCTGACCAAACACATTGACTACCCTGTCGATCTGGAAATCAGCAAAG ATCTGTTATCCACTGGAGTGCGGAGTAAAGTGGTGAAAGGCCTCAGAATGTACAGGCTATTTGCAG ttgTCTATCACCACGGAAACAGTGCAACGGGCGGCCATTACACTACAGATGTCTTCCACATTGGTCTGAACGGCTGGCTGCGCATCGACGACCAGGCTGTTAAAGTTATCAACCAGTACCACGTGGTGAAGCAATCTGCGGAGCGCAGTGCATACCTGCTGTACTACCGCCGGGTGGACCTGCTGTAG